A single region of the Persephonella sp. genome encodes:
- the folD gene encoding bifunctional methylenetetrahydrofolate dehydrogenase/methenyltetrahydrofolate cyclohydrolase FolD encodes MAAVILDGKSLAKQIREELKKEIEGYLKQGHRNPNLVVILVGEDPASQVYVENKRKACKEVGINSMVFKLPENTTQTELLELIGKFNGDEDIDGILVQLPLPSHINTQEIIEAINPHKDVDGFHPENMGKLATGKDDGIIPCTPLGIWIMLKHYKIPTFKRDVVIVGASNIVGKPMGLLFLKNEEAPVSICHINTRDLKSYTRMAEILIVAVGKPGLITADMVKEGAVVIDVGINRLEDGSLVGDTDFEALKEKVSAITPVPGGVGPMTVASLLLNTVNIYRKKLGFAPHPLTQI; translated from the coding sequence ATGGCAGCTGTTATTTTAGATGGAAAATCCCTCGCTAAGCAAATAAGAGAAGAACTCAAAAAGGAAATAGAGGGATATTTGAAGCAAGGACATAGAAATCCTAATCTGGTTGTTATACTTGTCGGAGAAGACCCTGCAAGTCAGGTATATGTAGAAAACAAAAGAAAAGCCTGCAAAGAAGTCGGTATAAATTCAATGGTTTTTAAACTTCCTGAAAATACTACCCAGACAGAACTCCTTGAACTGATAGGAAAATTCAACGGGGATGAGGATATAGATGGTATTTTGGTTCAGCTCCCTTTACCATCACATATAAACACTCAGGAAATAATTGAAGCAATTAATCCCCATAAAGACGTTGATGGATTTCATCCTGAAAATATGGGTAAGTTAGCCACTGGCAAAGATGATGGGATAATTCCTTGCACTCCCCTTGGTATCTGGATTATGCTTAAACATTACAAAATTCCTACATTCAAAAGGGATGTTGTTATAGTAGGCGCAAGTAATATTGTAGGAAAACCAATGGGGCTTTTATTCCTTAAAAATGAGGAAGCTCCTGTATCTATATGTCATATAAACACAAGAGACCTTAAGTCTTACACAAGAATGGCGGAGATACTTATCGTTGCCGTCGGAAAGCCTGGACTAATCACAGCAGATATGGTTAAAGAAGGTGCTGTTGTAATAGATGTTGGTATTAATAGATTAGAAGATGGTTCTTTAGTTGGTGATACTGATTTTGAGGCTTTAAAAGAGAAAGTATCAGCAATAACACCAGTTCCCGGTGGTGTTGGCCCCATGACAGTAGCTTCTTTACTGCTAAATACAGTGAATATTTATAGAAAAAAACTTGGTTTTGCTCCACATCCTCTTACGCAGATTTGA